Within Epilithonimonas zeae, the genomic segment ACAATAAAAAAATGAAAACAAAAACAACAAAAATCATCTTCTGGTCAGGCGCAATTTTTATGTCATTATGGTTCGGAGCGAGCGGCTTTTTTGAACTGACAAAAAATCCTGTAGTATGGGACATTACCCGACAATTAGGCTATCCGCCACACTTTATCTACATTTTAGGCGTATTCAAATTATCAGGAATTCTGGTTTTATTACTTCCCAACCGATTATTGCGATTGAAAGAATGGGTTTTCGCAGGGATGTTCTTTGATATTATTTTCGCATTCTTTTCAAAAATCGTCGTACTTGGCTTTCCTGCAACGATTGATGCGATTGTCGCTTTTACAGTGCTTTCGGTGACGTATCTGATGTTCAGAAAATTGTACACCCCTAGACTAAGCTTTAATTAAAATTTTTGAACTAAAATCAGCTCTCATCATTGGGAGTTGGTTTTTACTATCATAAAGTATCTTAAAAAATAGTCGAAAGGAGCAATGGCACAAAGAAATATTGTAATTTTGGTAGGTTTAATAAATTAATATTTACAAGCTTTTAGTATGAGAAAATCATTTATATTTTTTCTTTATGTTGTTGGGATGATGCAATTTAAAGCGCAGGACAAAATAGACAAAGCCGTCCAGAATCTGGAACAAAATTATACGCAGGAAAAAGTCTATGTTTTGTTGGATAAAGACAATTATGTCGTAGGTGACAATATCTATTTCAAATCTTTTGTATTCAACGGTTACGGTCGTTCAACCATTTCTACCACGTTATTTGTGGAGTTATATGACCATAGCAAAAATCTGGTTGATAAGAGAACAATTGCTCTAAAAAACGGTGAAGGTGATGGTTCTTTTGCTTTGACCGAAGCTTTGAAAGAAGATGTCTACTACTTCAGAGCTTATACAACCTGGATGGCAAATTTCCCTGAGGAATTTAATTTTATGAAACAAGTTCCGATTTACAATCCGAATTCTGAGCAGAAATTGATCCTTAATAAAAATACAAAATGGACTGCTAATGCTTTTCCAGAAAGCGGAACTTTCATCGATAATATTTCGACCAAATTTGCTGTGAGACTTTACTCAGAAGGTATTCCGCCGGAAAGTTGGAGTGGTTATGTTATCGATTCTGAGAAACCAAATGAGAAATTGACAATTTTTAAAGGCTTGGATAAGAATGTTGGAATTTTTACGATTACTCCAAAATTTGGTAAAACTTATAAAGTCATTGTTGAAGATAATAAAGGTACAAAACAAACGATCGCTTTGCCAGCAGTTGCAAATTCAGGAATCAATCTTCAATTAGTCAATGATCCAAAGGGAATCAGTTATCAAATCAAAGGAACGGCTTTGCCACAAGGTCTACAAGGTTATTCCATCGTTGGAACCATCAATAATGTAATGGTTTACAGAGCGAATATTAAAACGCCAAATAATGAAGCTTCCAGCATTATTCCAACAAAGGTTAGCAATGATGAAACTGCGGTTCTGAATATTACGATTTTTGATGAGAAACAAAATCCTGTCGCGCAACGATTATTTTTCGTCAATCCAAAAAAACTGAATCTAGACGAACCGACTTTGAATTTTTCATTAAATAATGAACCTAGGGCTTTCAACAGCTTTGATATCGAACCCAATGAAGATTATACAAACTATACGGTATTGGTAAGAGAAAATCAGCCTTCTGAAAGTAAAAATGAAAACACTTTATTGAGTGCGAAATGGTTAACCGGAGATTTCACTTCTTCTATTTTCAATCCGTCTCAATATTTTGGGAAAACTGCCAATCCTGAAGCCTTTGATGCATTGTTAATTTCAGAAAAATGGAAACGTTTTGATTGGGAAGCTCTTCTATCTGGGAAGACTCCAGAATTCGCTTACAAGCCTCAAAATAATCTTTCTTTCAAAGGAAAAGTGACTAATAATGGACGTTTCTTGCCTAATAAAAGCATCAATCTATTATTAAAAACTGAAAATTCTGACAAAAGTTTTGTTCCAGCTATGACGGATGATAATGGTTATATTTATCTGGATAATATCTATTTTGATGAACCTTTGACCATTTCTTATTACCTTAATAAAGATAAAAAGCAAGTCTCAGAAAGTGATAATCTAAATATCAGCTTCCAATCTTTGGTTTCTAATATTCCTTATAAAAGTAACCTTCCTCCCACCAATTATCAGTTGGTGAATTCTGGTTCAACTTCTAATCCCGCTATTGCAAAAGCGCTTCAGAATAAGAAAAATCAGCAAACGCTAAAAACAGCGAACGAAGAAACTTTAATCGAAGAAGTAAAGGTAACCGCTAAAAAAGTTGATAAAAAAGCAGAATTGGACAAGGAATTATCCAGCGGAAGATTCAGCAGTATGGACGCTACAATTTTTGACTTTGTGAATGATAACAAAGATGCTCAATCTTCTTTCAATATTTTACAATGGCTGCAAGGTAGAGTTGCAGGTGTAACTTTTACAATGGATAGTTCGGGAAATTATATTCCATCTATTCGTGGTTCACAAGCCAGTTTATTTTTGGACGAAATGCCTACAGATGCAAGTATGATTAGTTCTTTGCCTGTTAGTAATATTGCGATGGTGAAAGTGATTAAAACTGGCGGCTTGGTTTCAAATGCTATTGCAATCTACACCAAAAGAGGAAATATGTTGTCAGAAGAAGATAAAACCACTGAAAAAGTCAATAAAACAGTGTTGCGAGGCTATGATAAATCAATTGAATTCGAATTACCCGATATCACAAGTGATGCTTACAAGAAAATAAAAACTGATACGAGAGAAACATTATACTGGAATCCTAAGCTGTCACAAGAAGGCAGCTTAGCACCAAGAGCGAAATTCTTCAATAATGATGATGCAAAAAACAGGGAAATCATTATCATTAGCTTTGATAAAGATGATAAGATGCTTTATTACAATGAAGTGAAATAATTTATAGAAAAGACTTTCAGAATTGGGAAGTCTTTTTATTTTTTGATTAAGTTCCAAATGATCTTTTCAATCTCTTCAGCTTTATTTACTGTCATAAAATGTCCACCATTTTCAATGACAAATTCAGCTTTTACGTTTTTAATAGGAATAATTCTGTCTTGACTTCCGTGAATATGAATACAATTTTCAGGATAGATTTCATTTTTCCAATTTACAATTTCGTTAATGGCCCACTTTAAAAATTTTGAATCTGTATCTTGAAGAATGCTTTTTAGTAATTGTTTTTCTTCATTCGATTCAATTCCGAATAGCCAATTAAGAATGAAATTTTGATGTTTTAAGATTGAATTCGGGAGCAATTGATTCAGCTTTAATTTTCCTGAGAGTTTAAAAGCAAAAGGAAGTTCAAATTTATTTTTTGCAGAAGCTATTAGAATTATTTTTTTGACTTTAATGATTTTTGAAATCTCGACAGATAACATTCCGCCAAAAGACAGACCGATGAGAATTGGATTTTCGTGAGTTACTTTCTCAGAAATCCGAAGAGCATAATTTTCTAAATTTTCATTTCCAAGAGGTTGAATCCAGTCAATAAATTCTACATCCAAAGTTCCAAAATCTATCTTATCATAAACTCTCTTATCAACGCCTAAACCACTGAAAGCATAAATTTTATTCATATATAAATATAAAAAAAGACTGAAAAATTTCAGTCTTTTAATTTATAACATTTTAAGGTTGTTCACTTCCTGTTCCGTTAGGATTCTCCAGTGTCCTCTTTTAATATTTTTCTTGGTCAATCCTGCAAACATTACTCTGTCAAGCGCTTCCACTTCGTAACCCAGTTTTTGGAAAATTCTGCGAACTACCCTATTCCATCCGATATGAAGTTCTATTCCAATTTCATTTTTTGGTTTTCCTTCGATGAAAGAAATACTGTCGATTTCTGCAACACCCTCTTCCAGACGGATACCTTCACCAATCAATTTCATATCATCGTTTGTCAATTTTCTGTCCAACGTCACGTGATAGATTTTTCTCATATTGAATGATGGATGCGTCAGCTTTTTCGTCATATGACCATCATTGGTCAAAAGAATAACACCAGTCGTTTGTCTGTCCAATCTTCCAACAGGGAAAATTCTGTAAGGCGAAGCATTCGCTGTCAAATCCATAACAGTTTTTCTTGCTTTATCGTCTTTGGTTGTAGAGATATAACCTTTTGGTTTATTCAAAAGAACGTAAACCGGTTTTTCAGGTGTAATATTTTGTCCGTCAAAAACTACTCGGTCAGTTTTCTGAACCTGGTAACCCATTTCAGTTACCACTTTTCCATTCACTTCTACAAGACCTTGCGTAATCAATTCATCAGCTTCTCTCCTGCTACAAATCCCTGAATTAGCTATATATTTATTAAGTCGGATAGTATCTTTGAAAACCTCCTTACTTATTTTCTCGAATCTTCTTTTTTGGATGAACGATTTCGTTTTGTCTTCATCCCTTTCAGCTCTGTTGAAAGGTTTTTTGGGTCCAAATTTTCTATCGCCATTTTCGTATTTGTCTCTACTGTCGAAACGATCTCCGCCTCTTGTAGTTTTAGGTCCACGGGAATTTCCGAAAGATTTTCCACTTCCAGAATTTCCTCTGCTATCGCTGGAGCTACGGGAGTTTCCGGAAGGTCTGCTGCCCCCAGATGGTCTTGGTTTTTTGTTTCTACCTGATTGATTTCCGTCTCCGCTCATTTTCTAAAATTTTTGCAAAGATAGTGATTTAGTTAAGAGTTCCGAATTATGGATTGATTTTAACGAAAATTGAGAATTAGGTACTTAATGATTTCTCTTAAAAAATATATAATCCGTAGCGATAGGTTCCAAACCAGCTTCCTTCATCTGCGTTGCAACCTGACCACGATGATAAGTGGAGTGATTGATTAAATGAAATAAAATCCCTTGAATCGAATTATTGAATTCCTGTCCTTTAGATGTTTTGTAAGTAATGATTTCATCCAGGTTTCTTTCGTTAAGAATTTTAATACTGTTTTCGAAATTTGATTGATTGATTTCCAAAAGTTTTTCATCAGCATTAATTTGCCAAACTCCGAATGTATCCTGATTAAGGATTCTTGCATTCCAAATCTGATGGGCATTCAGAATATGATTGAGGAGATTCTTGCCTTTCTCCGACCACACAGAATTATTCTCCAGAAAATTCTGAATCAGCAATTGATTGAAATGCAGATTATATTCTAAAAGGTCTTTAAAATGGTCTTTCATCACTCAAACATCTCAGCCAAACGAACAGCTTTTATTTCATTAGAATTATAAAGTTCATCAACAGTTTTTTTCTTTTCTAATTTTGGATAAAGATTAATACCAATGATTTTAATTTTCCCTTCTTCTACCCAACTTTGTTCTTTCACAGCTTGCTCGAATATCATTTTCTGAATTTCGCCTGATTTCAAAAGTTCAAGATAACCACCTTTTTCCTCGATTTCAAGGAATAATTTCCAAGATTTCTCAGCCAATTGTTGTGTAATATCTTCTACGAAATAACTTCCGGAAGATGCATCTTCAAAAACATTAATGATGCTTTCGTAAGCTAAAACAATCTGTTGTTTGAAAGAGATTTCTTTAGAAAGTTCTGTGTGATTTTCTATTTTATAGTCATTAGAAAAAACCGCATCTGCGCCTCCAATCATCGCTGAAGCTAATTCCAAGGTGGAACGAATCAGATTATTATCTGAATCATTTTTAGACTTGTTTCGGAATGAAGTTTCTGCAAAAATATAGGGTATCAAGTCTTTTTCAAATTCCTTAGACAACTGATTGAACAGATATTTGAAAGCTCTGATTTTAGCAATTTCAAAAAAATAATTGGAACCTATTGCAAATCGGAAAACCAATTTTTCAAGAATCTCCGCACCTAATTTCTCAACCAAATCTTTAGATTTAGCCAGTGCAAAAGCCAATTGCTGAATGATGGAAGCTCCGGCATTTTGATGCAAACTGACATCAATGCCAATCTGTCTTTCGAAAGCTTTTGACAATAGTTCACCAGCCAGATGTTCACTGATTTCCGCAGTTTTATCATCGGAAAAAACATCAATCAAAGAAAAATATCGATTGGTTTCTTCGGTCAAAATATGTTCAGCCAAATCCGGATTGTTGACGAAAAGTGCTTTTTCTTCCAGGCCTTCAACATTTTCATTCAACAGAAAAGCAAAAGCCTGTTCTTCCAAACCATCCTGATATGCGGCGACAAGATATGTGCTTTCTTCAACTTTTGGAAGAATTTTTGTTTCAGAATTGTTTTGATAATAAGGCTTTACCGTAATATTTTCCAGATTCTCCTTTTGAAGAATTGCATAGATATCATCTGTTTTCAATTGTTTTTGAACCAGCTTTTCCCAATTGTCAAATCCACTCATCTTTGAAAAATTTTTGTTTTGAAAAGTACAAATTTCACAGCAAAGGCAGTGTAAAATTTGTCAGAAAAGTATTTATAAAAATCAAAAACCTTTTCAAGTCAGAAAAGGTTTTTATATCAATTTATTTTTTTGCGATTTTGGAACTGTCAACTACCAAAATGAAAATCTCTTCGTTCGGTTTTTTCATAAAGTAATTTTCACGGGCGTATTTTTCTTTTTCTTGCTTGTTATTCATCAGTTTACGGTAGAATTTGTCATTCTTTTCGTATTCTGTCTTGTAGAATTCGCGTTGGCTTTCATAGCGTTTTATTTCACCGTTCAGCTCGTTGATAACCAAAAAAGAAGTGCTGTCAAAAAATATCATCCAGACCAAAAATCCAACCAATGTCAAAACATATTTGTTAAACACGTAAGTCTGGAAAAACTTGAGTGTCGGCGATTTTTTCTTGATATCTTTGATTAGTTCTTTCATAATTAATGAACTTTTTTAAGTGAATTGTTAATCACAGTAGTTAAGAAATCAATCGCTACAGAATTCTGCTTCATATTCGGAACAATCAAATCGGCTTCGTTTTTAGAAGGTTCGATAAATTCCTGATGCATCGGTTTCAGGGTCGTTTGGTATCTATGCAAAACTTCTTGCAAATCTCTACCTCTCTCCTGCGTATCTCTGCGAATTCTACGGATTAATCTCTCGTCAGAATCCGCATGAACAAAAACTTTCAGGTCAAATTCTTTCAGTAATTCTTTACTTGTCAAAACCAAAATTCCTTCTACAATCAAAACATTTCTTGGTTCAACTGTTACGTGGTCGCCCGTTCTGGAATGCGTGACAAAAGAATAAATCGGCTGTTCTATGCTCTGATGATTTTTGAGCGCCTTGACGTGTTCTAACATCAGGTCAAAATCAATTGATTTTGGGTGGTCATAATTGAGAACCTCTCTTTCTGATAAAGTTAAATTAGGATTGTCGTGGTAATAATTATCTTGAGAAAGTACATTAACACCTTCCAAGTTAAGTTGTTGAAGAATTTTATTGACAACAGTTGTCTTTCCGGAACCTGTTCCTCCGGCTATACCAATCACGAGCATCTCTACATTTTTTACAAAAATACTATAATTTTTTTTTCAGAATCAAATAAAACTGAAAATTACTTACACAAAAAAAGCTGCAATATGCAGCTCTTTTTTATTTTCTTCTTCCACTATTTTCGGTAGAACGTGTTTCAATTTGAGGTCGAACCTGTTTTTGCGGTGATGTTCTTATATTATTCTGATTTCTCCTTGTTGGCTGAACCCTAATATTATTTTGATTTCCGGTGGCAGGTTGTGTTCTCACATTATTTTGATTGGTATTAATCATCCCACTGTTTCTCTGACTTCTAACAGGCTTAATTCTGATATTTTCGTTATGCATCGAGTTTCTTTTCGGCGAAATCACAATGTTATTTCGGAGTCTGGAATTAGACTTATACACAACTCCATTTCTGTAATAATTGTTGTTATAATCTAAGTAAACAACGTTTGGCGCATACCAATAACCATCAGGAGACTGATAATAACCGTCTCTATAACCATCTGAATAACCCATAGAATAAGGATCATTATTATAACTGTATGAATCTGTTGCCGCAACACAAGAAACCATACTCATTGCAAAAGCAGCTAATATTATTTTGATTGAATTTTTCATTTTCTTCGATTTTATAAGTTATACATTGTCTGTATTAACAAATAAATTACAAAGAATCTGCCAAGATTGAATTAATTATAAAATCACTTTATTCAAAATAGAAGACAATTTAGTAAACTATACAGTTTTTAGATTTATAGTAATATCCTAAATCTTTGAATTTTGATAATTTTCCATCCTTTTGTACAGATACAATAAACGCTTCTTTAGATTCTGGACAACTATTATATTATTTACTTTAAGTTTATAACCATAATTCGTTTTTAGAAAACCATTACCTTTTGAAGATTTATAATCGATATCATAATCGTTAATTCGCGCAATCAAAAAAGCTTCCTTCTCGTTATCAATTTTTCCTATAAACTCTCTCAGTTCTTCTATACTTTGAACGAAATACCAATTCTTATTTTTTAAATATAGAATTCTATAATTACAATAACTCGGTTGACATCCTGAAAAGAATCCATTTCCTGTTTTAGCTTCAGGAATAGGAATTAGCTTTGCAAGTTCTGTATTACCATTAGAAAATATTTTTTCAGGTGAAATACCATATACATAGTCAACTTGCCAATATTCAACATTTTTAATCGGAATAATAGACTTTAATAACTCTTCATCATAAGTTTCTTTTTCTGGTAATTTGGTGAAATTTTTATTACAAGAATTTAGAAAAAATAATAGAATTAATATAGAAAATATTTTATACATTTTCAATCAATAAGATTCATTTACTCTTCAGGAGAAATCCCCAAAATATAATAGAAAACAGCCAAAACTCTGGCAAAAAATTCACGGGTGTGATTTCTGTAGAAACTTTCATTTTTGCTGACATCCTGAGCGTCGAATCCAAGAGCATTCATCCCATTATTTCTAGCAAAAAATAAGGCTCTGAGGTTATGAAAACCTTGTGAAACGATAATCACATTTTTTTGACCGTAAACATTTTTACAACGCAAAATACTTTTATGAGTGTTGAAGCCTTTCGGGTCTTCAATAATAATATTTTCGGGGACGCCTTCTGTATAAACTAAAAAACGTTTCATAGCGGCTGGCTCATCATAATTTTCACTTTTCTCGCCGCTAACAATAATTTTCTTGATTTTTCCGTGATGATAAAGTGTTCCGACCGCATCCATTCTTGCCGTAAAATAGGGATTGGCAACACCTGAACGCATTTTAGGAGATGTCCCTAAAACCAAAGCGCAATCTCTTGATGGAACTTTGCTGATTTTCGTATATGTTCTTCCACTTGTAAGAGCAACAACCCAGAAGTTTGCTAAAATCAATAGCAAAATCCCCAGCTCTACAAGCCTGAAAATAATCTTCAGAAAATTAGCAACCTTCTTCAACATTAGTTATACAAATCAAAATCTAAAGATACATCTTTGCTCATTGCAATGGAAACGCAAGGCAAAATTTTTCCCTGAAGTTTTTCATTTTCTGTCAAATATTCATCTTCTGTCATATCCACTTCCCCATTTTTCAGATAACAAAGACAGCTTCCACAGATTCCGGATTTGCAGGAATAAGGCAATTTATAACCCAAATCCAATAACTGCTGAAGTATTTTCCGTTCATTATTTTTTAGAATAATTCCGTCTTTTTCAATATGATT encodes:
- a CDS encoding vancomycin high temperature exclusion protein — encoded protein: MLKKVANFLKIIFRLVELGILLLILANFWVVALTSGRTYTKISKVPSRDCALVLGTSPKMRSGVANPYFTARMDAVGTLYHHGKIKKIIVSGEKSENYDEPAAMKRFLVYTEGVPENIIIEDPKGFNTHKSILRCKNVYGQKNVIIVSQGFHNLRALFFARNNGMNALGFDAQDVSKNESFYRNHTREFFARVLAVFYYILGISPEE
- a CDS encoding pseudouridine synthase — protein: MSGDGNQSGRNKKPRPSGGSRPSGNSRSSSDSRGNSGSGKSFGNSRGPKTTRGGDRFDSRDKYENGDRKFGPKKPFNRAERDEDKTKSFIQKRRFEKISKEVFKDTIRLNKYIANSGICSRREADELITQGLVEVNGKVVTEMGYQVQKTDRVVFDGQNITPEKPVYVLLNKPKGYISTTKDDKARKTVMDLTANASPYRIFPVGRLDRQTTGVILLTNDGHMTKKLTHPSFNMRKIYHVTLDRKLTNDDMKLIGEGIRLEEGVAEIDSISFIEGKPKNEIGIELHIGWNRVVRRIFQKLGYEVEALDRVMFAGLTKKNIKRGHWRILTEQEVNNLKML
- the udk gene encoding uridine kinase, producing the protein MLVIGIAGGTGSGKTTVVNKILQQLNLEGVNVLSQDNYYHDNPNLTLSEREVLNYDHPKSIDFDLMLEHVKALKNHQSIEQPIYSFVTHSRTGDHVTVEPRNVLIVEGILVLTSKELLKEFDLKVFVHADSDERLIRRIRRDTQERGRDLQEVLHRYQTTLKPMHQEFIEPSKNEADLIVPNMKQNSVAIDFLTTVINNSLKKVH
- a CDS encoding alpha/beta hydrolase; this encodes MNKIYAFSGLGVDKRVYDKIDFGTLDVEFIDWIQPLGNENLENYALRISEKVTHENPILIGLSFGGMLSVEISKIIKVKKIILIASAKNKFELPFAFKLSGKLKLNQLLPNSILKHQNFILNWLFGIESNEEKQLLKSILQDTDSKFLKWAINEIVNWKNEIYPENCIHIHGSQDRIIPIKNVKAEFVIENGGHFMTVNKAEEIEKIIWNLIKK
- a CDS encoding DoxX family protein, translating into MKTKTTKIIFWSGAIFMSLWFGASGFFELTKNPVVWDITRQLGYPPHFIYILGVFKLSGILVLLLPNRLLRLKEWVFAGMFFDIIFAFFSKIVVLGFPATIDAIVAFTVLSVTYLMFRKLYTPRLSFN
- a CDS encoding methylmalonyl-CoA mutase family protein, coding for MSGFDNWEKLVQKQLKTDDIYAILQKENLENITVKPYYQNNSETKILPKVEESTYLVAAYQDGLEEQAFAFLLNENVEGLEEKALFVNNPDLAEHILTEETNRYFSLIDVFSDDKTAEISEHLAGELLSKAFERQIGIDVSLHQNAGASIIQQLAFALAKSKDLVEKLGAEILEKLVFRFAIGSNYFFEIAKIRAFKYLFNQLSKEFEKDLIPYIFAETSFRNKSKNDSDNNLIRSTLELASAMIGGADAVFSNDYKIENHTELSKEISFKQQIVLAYESIINVFEDASSGSYFVEDITQQLAEKSWKLFLEIEEKGGYLELLKSGEIQKMIFEQAVKEQSWVEEGKIKIIGINLYPKLEKKKTVDELYNSNEIKAVRLAEMFE
- a CDS encoding FtsB family cell division protein, with product MKELIKDIKKKSPTLKFFQTYVFNKYVLTLVGFLVWMIFFDSTSFLVINELNGEIKRYESQREFYKTEYEKNDKFYRKLMNNKQEKEKYARENYFMKKPNEEIFILVVDSSKIAKK
- a CDS encoding DinB family protein produces the protein MKDHFKDLLEYNLHFNQLLIQNFLENNSVWSEKGKNLLNHILNAHQIWNARILNQDTFGVWQINADEKLLEINQSNFENSIKILNERNLDEIITYKTSKGQEFNNSIQGILFHLINHSTYHRGQVATQMKEAGLEPIATDYIFFKRNH